A segment of the Asinibacterium sp. OR53 genome:
TGATCGGTTTAAAGTTTTGAATTAAAATGAAGCCTGGATGCCAATGATATAAGTCCGGTCACGCGGGTAAGCCCTGATGTCTACACCACGATTAAACAATACATTAGCTCCTGTGCCCCTGCCGTCTGTTCCCTGTCCCGGTAAAATGCCCGCAGCAGAACCTAATTCAGGATCATAGCCGGAGTAATGGGTGAAGGTGAGCAGGTTTTGAACACCTGCATAAAACCTGATGCGGCTGAAAGGCAGCTTCGGGCATTTGTCTTTCAGCAATGAATAACCTGCCTGCAGGTTTTTAAGCCGCAGATAAGAACCGTCTTCAATGTAGTAACTGCTGGGTAATGCATTACCACCGGTTCTGTTGCTGGCCGACAAGCGTGGCTGAGCAGTATTGGTATGTTGCGGCGTCCATGCATCCAATGCATCGGCCGTTTTAGCAAAATCGAGCTGGAAATAATTGGCGTATCTGGTAAGGTTGAAGATCTGGTTTCCATAAGCGCCTGCCAGGTACAGGGTAAAATCAAACGCTTTAAAAGACCCTGAAAAATTCAGGCTGTATTCCAGCTTGGGAAACGGAGTGCCAATCATGGTTTTGTCATTATTATCGATCTTGCCATTGTTGTCCAGATCGGCAAATTTGAGATCACCTGCTTTTTTACCACTGTCCTTTTCAGGACCTGCGGCTACTTCTGCATCTGACTGGTAAATACCTGTTGTACGGTATCCCCAGAAAGCGCCTACCGGCAAACCCGGTTGTGTAATCGTGGGCCTGTCACCAAAAAATGCACTCATCGGATAGCCGTTGATGGGCAGTACATTATCACCCAATGCAATGACTTTGTTCTTCACCTGCGATGCATTGGCTGTTATATTGAATTTGAATATTCCGGTAGTTTTATGATAAGCAAGCGACGCTTCGAACCCTTTGTTTTCAATACTGGCCGAGTTATATACGGCAGAACCTGCAGAGCCGTTATACAGACCCTGTCCGGATGAAGGCGGCGGTGTAAGACTTGCCAGCAGGTCGATATTTTTCTTGTAGAAATAATCCACACTCAGTGTAATCTTGTTAGACAGTATACCGAGATCAATACCAATATTGGATGTTTGCGAAGTTTCCCATTTCAGATTCGAGTTAGCCAGTTGTGTGATGGACCCGTATTGCCGTACATTTCCGAAAATAACCGGCACTGTTGAATTAACGGTAGAGAAATAGCTGTACGGGGGAATGAAATTGGCGCCCAGCTCACCATAGCTGATACGGATCTTTGCCAGTGAAATGAGTTTTGACGAAAAGAATGGTTCATGATGGATGTTCCAGCCTGCGGAAACAGAAGGGAAAATACCGGAACGATTGGTTTCGGCAAACTTGGTAGACTGATCATTTCTTGCGCTGACGGATAAAAGGTACCGGTTCTTGTACCCATAGTTGATACGACCGAATACCGACAGCAGCGCAGAACTGAACTCCTGGCCAGAGGCCGACACATTACCCTGGGGAACAGTAATGGCGTTGTTGGGAAAGTTATTATCGCCGGAAGTAGTAATGATGTTCCTGTTTTTTTCTGCCAGCCAGCTTTGTCCCAGTAATACATCAATATCGTGCCCATTGATTTCTTTTTTATAAGAAAGCAGGTTGTCCAGCGTGTACTGGAAATATTCACCCCTGGTTTCGGTCAGCGATCTTTGCTGGCTGAATTGCGTTACACCGGTTAAATCGGTCAGGGTATAGTTGGGGGTATTATAGCGGGTATTGCTCACGACATAGTTTCCACTCAAACCGAGACTGTATACAAGGCCCCTGGTTATTTCATAACTGGCTTTGATGCTGCCGGTAAGGGTGGTTGTATTTTCCTGCCAGGAAGACAAAGCGCCTGCGGCATAGGGGCTGGACAAATTGATGCCGCCTTTGTCGATATAATAGTTGGAGTTGCCCGTATTGAAACCGTTTGAATTGACCCCGGAACGGGTAAGATCGGGATTGGTATTGGCAATGGTAGGAATGGTGAGTCCGTTATTCAGCGTTGTATATGCGTAGTTGGGTTTGTTCTCATTCCGGTTCACCGAAAACGATTCTTCCAGTTTGAATTTATTGCGTACCTGGGTGGTATTTAACCTGAAATCATACCGTTTGAACTCGCTGTTGACGAGGAGACTTTGCTGGTTGAAATAATTGAAGCTGGAATAAATAGACGATTCTTTCTGACCGCCGGAAAAATCCAATCCCGCATTAAACATAGGTGCATTGCGAAGCCATAACCGCTGATAATCTTCATTGATGGCAGGGTTGAATTGTGCGTCATTGAAAGGAATCCTGGGCGTTCCTGCGGCATCGGAAACAGTATTCATGAGGTCTGCATATTGCCGTGCATTCAGGTAAGACAGCATTTTAGCGGGCGTTTGCAAACCGTAACTGGTATTGAAATTGATCCTGGTTTTACCGGGAGTGCCTTTTTTAGTGGTTACCAACACCACTCCGTTGGCGGCGCGTGAACCGTAGATGGCAGCAGAAGAAGCGTCTTTTAAAATGTCTATGCTTTCAATATCATTGGGATTCACCGAGCTGAGGTCGGTAGCGAATGCACCGTCGATCACATAGAGTGGTGCAACGTTGGTGAGGGAGCTGGCACCCCGGATGACGATGTTCACGGCAGCGCCGGCAACACCGCCATCTGACAATACGCTCACGCCTGGGGTACGCCCCTGCAGCGCGGAAGCAACATTGCCTGTGGTCATTTTTTGAATTTCTTTTGCTGAAACGGAAGCAACAGAACCGGTGAGGTTCCCTTTTTTCTGGGTACCATATCCCACTACTACTACGTCGCCCAGTGCTTGTACTTTGAGTTGTAATGAAACATTCAGTCGTGATTGGTTGTTAATGGGGGCGATGAGCAAAGCGTAGCCGCTGTAGCTGAACAACAATGTGTCGGTAAGCTGTGCTTTGATTGAATAGCTGCCATCGGCAGCAGTTTGAACGCCTGTTTTCTTGTCTTTGATCACGACCGATACCCCTTGCAAAGGTTCTCCGTTGTTTTGTGTGGTAACGCGGCCGGTGATGACAGGGGTTTGTGCAGTCAGTAGGTTGAAGAAGAGAATTCCAAGAGCGGACATGACAGCCCGGAAGAATCCCGTTGTTGGTTTCATAATGGCAAGGTTTCGTAATAAGTATTATGTATTATGTAATACAAATAAAAAACTTTCTCACGTTCTTGCAAATTAAAATAGAAAGAAATATAATGTATTGATAATGAAGCTATTAGGCGATTTTCGACACAAGTATATTAATATAAATATGTATAATGTATTGAAATAACGAGATCATCATATAGGGTGATCATAACATGCCCGGAAGCATATTTTCATCATCCAAAATACTACCTGAACTGAATGGCTTTAACAGGCCTGATTTTCCTGATGAGCCAGGTGGGCAATAAAAGAGAAAGGTAACAAACCAATGCAGTGGTCATACAAACCACTGCAACCTGCACCCAGTTGATCGTGACAGGTGCATACCGTACATAATATGAAGCTTCATCGAGTTTGATGAAATGTGTGTACTGTTGCAGCAGGCAGATGCCGGCGCCCATCACAAACCCAATACCAATACCCGCAAGGGTAATAACAGTAGCATGGTACAGAAACACACGCTGTATCAGCCAGTCGGTAGCACCGATGGCTTTTAGGATACCAATCATGCGGGTTCTTTCCAGCATCAGTATCAGTAAACAAGTGGCCAGGTTGATAATGGCCACCACAGACATGACAATGAAAATGACATTCCTGTTCACATCCTGGATATTGAGCCAATCGAAAATATTGGGATAGATCTCGGGTATGCTCCGGCTCATCCATTCCGGCGGCAGACGATTCAGCAAAGCATCATTGATGGCCGACATGGAATGGTCATCTTTTACAAACAATTCATAGCCGCCGATCTCATCATCCTGCCAACTGTTTACGCGCCTGATCAGCCGCAGGTCGCCGATGATGAACAGTTTATCGTATTCTTCAATACCGGTTTTGTAAATGCCGGCTATGCTCAGCCTGCGGTAAGTTCTGCTGCCGTCGATGGATGAAATGAAATAAACAGTAATGGTATCGTTCAGGTTCACTTTTAATTGCGAAGCCAGTTGTGCAGAAAGCAACAATTCGCGGCTATATAGGCTGTCATTGAAATGTATCCAACGGCCCTCCACGAGGTAAGGCTTCAGCCGGCTGCTGTCATAATTCTCCTCAATGCCTTTGAGCAGCACGCCTTCGATCTCTTTATTTTTTTCCAACACCACCGATTTGGTAGCAAACCCCTGCACTTGTGTTACACCGGGTTGCTGACGAATGATGTTTTCTACTGAAGGATCTTTTTGAAGAGGGGTTTCTTCGGCGACCAGCGATTTCCCGGCCTCATATTTCTGTACACGGATATGCCCCCAGAAGCTGAATACTTTTTCCGACACTTTCTGCTGGAACCCATTTACAAAAGAGAGGGTAATGATCATGGCCGCCACGCTTAAAGCCGTTGCAGCAACCGATAACCGGATGATGAACCTGGAAAATGATTTTTGACGGTTGAAGGCAACACGCTTTGCAATATCAAGGGCAAGACCCAAACGGCATTGATTTTGATTCAGCCAAATCTACGGAGCCGCCTGCAATGCAGCAAAATGAATTGACGGACAGTCCGTTTTGCTGCATCTTTACAACATGAAAAAGTTGCTCCTGGTATTACTGGCCTGGCAGGGTTGTTTTTTGTTGCATGCACAGCGTTTGCCTGATCATGTGTATATGCCGGGCATCAGAACCGTCAAATTATTCCAGCAGAACAACCAGCAGAGCCTGCCGGTTATCCGGCTCAATTCTCCCGACCTGCTGGAGCTGCATTTCGATGATCTCGACGGATATGCGAAGAATTATTTTTACACCCTTCAGTTGTGTAATGCAGACTGGACGCCGGCGGACCTGAGTCCGTTCGACTATATCAATGGTTTTCAGCAAAACCGTTTGTACCAGTATCGCATGTCATCTATCAGTACTACTCCCTATGTACATTACCAGGCCCTGCTGCCCGAACGGAATTGTATTCCTACCCGGAGCGGTAATTACCTGTTGAAAGTATTCCTTAACGGCGATACTTCGCAATTGGCGTTTACCAAACGCCTCATGGTGATGGAAGATAAGATGTCTGTCGGGGCGCGAATGTTACAACCGTTTGATAATGCATTGATACAAACCCACCAAAAACTGCAGTTTTTCATCAACACCCGTGAAATGAATGTGCTCAATGTGCAGCAGCAGGTGAAAGTAGTTGTGTTGCAAAACAACCGTTGGGATGATGCGGTTACCGGCATTCAGCCATCCTTCATCCGTAACAATGTACTGGAGTATAATGGAGAGCGCGATTGTGTTTTTGCAGCCGGGAAAGAATACCGCTGGGCCGATTTGCAGAGCTTTCGTTTTGAAAGCGATCGCGTAGATCATATCGACCAGCGCGAGCGGCCATTTGCCGTATACATGAAACCCGATTTTCAGCGGCAACAACTTCCTTATGTTTTCTT
Coding sequences within it:
- a CDS encoding FtsX-like permease family protein, with product MGLALDIAKRVAFNRQKSFSRFIIRLSVAATALSVAAMIITLSFVNGFQQKVSEKVFSFWGHIRVQKYEAGKSLVAEETPLQKDPSVENIIRQQPGVTQVQGFATKSVVLEKNKEIEGVLLKGIEENYDSSRLKPYLVEGRWIHFNDSLYSRELLLSAQLASQLKVNLNDTITVYFISSIDGSRTYRRLSIAGIYKTGIEEYDKLFIIGDLRLIRRVNSWQDDEIGGYELFVKDDHSMSAINDALLNRLPPEWMSRSIPEIYPNIFDWLNIQDVNRNVIFIVMSVVAIINLATCLLILMLERTRMIGILKAIGATDWLIQRVFLYHATVITLAGIGIGFVMGAGICLLQQYTHFIKLDEASYYVRYAPVTINWVQVAVVCMTTALVCYLSLLLPTWLIRKIRPVKAIQFR
- a CDS encoding TonB-dependent receptor — its product is MKPTTGFFRAVMSALGILFFNLLTAQTPVITGRVTTQNNGEPLQGVSVVIKDKKTGVQTAADGSYSIKAQLTDTLLFSYSGYALLIAPINNQSRLNVSLQLKVQALGDVVVVGYGTQKKGNLTGSVASVSAKEIQKMTTGNVASALQGRTPGVSVLSDGGVAGAAVNIVIRGASSLTNVAPLYVIDGAFATDLSSVNPNDIESIDILKDASSAAIYGSRAANGVVLVTTKKGTPGKTRINFNTSYGLQTPAKMLSYLNARQYADLMNTVSDAAGTPRIPFNDAQFNPAINEDYQRLWLRNAPMFNAGLDFSGGQKESSIYSSFNYFNQQSLLVNSEFKRYDFRLNTTQVRNKFKLEESFSVNRNENKPNYAYTTLNNGLTIPTIANTNPDLTRSGVNSNGFNTGNSNYYIDKGGINLSSPYAAGALSSWQENTTTLTGSIKASYEITRGLVYSLGLSGNYVVSNTRYNTPNYTLTDLTGVTQFSQQRSLTETRGEYFQYTLDNLLSYKKEINGHDIDVLLGQSWLAEKNRNIITTSGDNNFPNNAITVPQGNVSASGQEFSSALLSVFGRINYGYKNRYLLSVSARNDQSTKFAETNRSGIFPSVSAGWNIHHEPFFSSKLISLAKIRISYGELGANFIPPYSYFSTVNSTVPVIFGNVRQYGSITQLANSNLKWETSQTSNIGIDLGILSNKITLSVDYFYKKNIDLLASLTPPPSSGQGLYNGSAGSAVYNSASIENKGFEASLAYHKTTGIFKFNITANASQVKNKVIALGDNVLPINGYPMSAFFGDRPTITQPGLPVGAFWGYRTTGIYQSDAEVAAGPEKDSGKKAGDLKFADLDNNGKIDNNDKTMIGTPFPKLEYSLNFSGSFKAFDFTLYLAGAYGNQIFNLTRYANYFQLDFAKTADALDAWTPQHTNTAQPRLSASNRTGGNALPSSYYIEDGSYLRLKNLQAGYSLLKDKCPKLPFSRIRFYAGVQNLLTFTHYSGYDPELGSAAGILPGQGTDGRGTGANVLFNRGVDIRAYPRDRTYIIGIQASF
- a CDS encoding DUF5103 domain-containing protein, encoding MKKLLLVLLAWQGCFLLHAQRLPDHVYMPGIRTVKLFQQNNQQSLPVIRLNSPDLLELHFDDLDGYAKNYFYTLQLCNADWTPADLSPFDYINGFQQNRLYQYRMSSISTTPYVHYQALLPERNCIPTRSGNYLLKVFLNGDTSQLAFTKRLMVMEDKMSVGARMLQPFDNALIQTHQKLQFFINTREMNVLNVQQQVKVVVLQNNRWDDAVTGIQPSFIRNNVLEYNGERDCVFAAGKEYRWADLQSFRFESDRVDHIDQRERPFAVYMKPDFQRQQLPYVFFTDRNGWDQISATESINPWWQSDYAQVKFTLAPANKQPLAGRRVYLLGECTGNQVSDTSLMQFDETNGVYTKTLLLKQGYYSYIYVTKSVKDRDERAATDLTEGNYWETENDYTILVYYRSLSGRHDELLGISTLNSRTARY